In the genome of Acidobacteriota bacterium, one region contains:
- a CDS encoding ABC transporter permease, translating to MIQPALQLFRHRGLLATLTVRDLKARYRGSVLGFFWSLVNPLLLLAVYSFVFGYVFQRPIGGEIEPYALFLITGLFPWIWVSGSLLEGTLSLLSNSGMLRKAVFPVEILPMVAVLSNLVHFLLAIPILLAALAIGTAMGHQLGGWSMLLAPVVILLQLPMVSGLVLALAALNVHFKDVRDLLNNLLTLLFFLAPILYPLSAVPVPALQWLIRLNPFTSYTLAYQQTLFAGTFPSLGLWAQMGLTTAICWIAGCWLFDRLRETLVEAV from the coding sequence ATGATCCAGCCCGCCCTTCAGCTCTTTCGCCACCGAGGCCTGCTCGCCACCCTGACGGTGCGCGACCTCAAGGCCCGCTACCGCGGCTCGGTGCTGGGATTCTTCTGGTCGCTGGTCAATCCGCTGCTGCTGCTGGCGGTCTACAGCTTCGTCTTCGGCTACGTCTTCCAACGCCCCATCGGCGGCGAGATCGAACCCTACGCCCTCTTCCTGATCACCGGCCTGTTTCCCTGGATCTGGGTCTCGGGATCGCTTCTCGAAGGCACCCTTTCGCTGCTCTCCAACTCCGGCATGCTGCGCAAGGCGGTCTTTCCGGTCGAGATCCTGCCGATGGTGGCGGTGCTCTCGAATCTGGTGCACTTTCTGCTGGCGATTCCGATCCTGCTGGCGGCCCTCGCCATCGGCACCGCCATGGGCCACCAGCTCGGGGGCTGGAGCATGCTGCTGGCGCCGGTCGTGATCCTCCTGCAGCTGCCGATGGTCTCCGGCCTGGTGCTGGCCCTGGCGGCCCTCAACGTCCACTTCAAGGACGTCCGCGACCTGCTCAACAACCTCCTGACGCTACTCTTCTTCCTCGCCCCGATCCTCTACCCGCTGAGCGCGGTGCCGGTTCCGGCGCTGCAGTGGCTGATCCGCCTCAACCCCTTCACCTCCTACACGCTGGCCTATCAGCAGACTCTCTTCGCGGGCACATTTCCGAGCCTCGGCCTGTGGGCCCAGATGGGTTTGACCACCGCGATCTGCTGGATCGCCGGCTGTTGGCTCTTCGATCGCCTGCGGGAGACCCTGGTGGAGGCGGTATGA